From Streptomyces sp. 6-11-2, one genomic window encodes:
- a CDS encoding ABC transporter ATP-binding protein gives MTSLEMAPGNTGADGTAPLLEVRDLHVEFKVRDTVTKAVNGVNYSVRAGETLAVLGESGSGKSVTAQAIMGILDSPPGRIAKGEIFFQGQDILRLPENERRKLRGAKMAMIFQDALSSLNPVLSVGYQLGEMFRAHQGMSKKDAKAKAIELMDRVRIPAAAQRVGDYPHQFSGGMRQRIMIAMALALEPDLIIADEPTTALDVTVQAQVMDLLAELQREYNMGLILITHDLGVVADVADKIAVMYAGRIVETAPVHELYKRPAHPYTKGLLDSIPRLDHKGQELYAIKGLPPNLQAIPPGCAFNPRCGMAQDICRTDAPPLVPVTERDGTELPGRRSACHFWKETIHG, from the coding sequence ATGACCAGCCTGGAGATGGCACCCGGCAACACTGGGGCGGACGGGACCGCGCCGCTTCTCGAAGTCCGCGACCTGCACGTGGAGTTCAAGGTCCGAGACACCGTGACCAAGGCGGTCAACGGCGTCAACTACAGCGTCAGGGCGGGCGAGACGCTCGCCGTGCTCGGTGAGTCGGGCTCCGGCAAGTCCGTCACCGCGCAGGCGATCATGGGCATTCTGGACAGCCCGCCCGGACGGATCGCCAAGGGCGAGATCTTCTTCCAGGGCCAGGACATCCTGCGCCTGCCGGAGAACGAGCGGCGCAAGCTGCGCGGCGCCAAGATGGCGATGATCTTCCAGGACGCGCTGTCCTCGCTCAACCCGGTGCTGTCGGTGGGCTACCAGCTCGGCGAGATGTTCCGGGCCCACCAGGGCATGTCCAAGAAGGACGCCAAGGCCAAGGCCATCGAGCTGATGGACCGCGTGCGCATCCCGGCCGCCGCCCAGCGTGTCGGCGACTACCCGCACCAGTTCTCCGGCGGTATGCGCCAGCGCATCATGATCGCCATGGCGCTCGCCCTGGAGCCGGACCTGATCATCGCCGACGAGCCGACCACGGCTCTCGACGTGACCGTCCAGGCCCAGGTGATGGACCTGCTCGCGGAGCTTCAGCGCGAGTACAACATGGGTCTGATCCTGATCACCCACGACCTGGGTGTGGTCGCGGACGTCGCCGACAAGATCGCGGTGATGTACGCGGGCCGGATCGTCGAGACCGCGCCGGTGCACGAGCTGTACAAGCGCCCCGCGCACCCGTACACCAAGGGCCTGCTGGACTCGATCCCGCGCCTGGACCACAAGGGCCAGGAGCTGTACGCGATCAAGGGTCTGCCGCCCAACCTGCAGGCGATCCCGCCGGGCTGCGCGTTCAACCCGCGCTGCGGCATGGCCCAGGACATCTGCCGCACCGACGCACCGCCGCTGGTGCCGGTGACCGAGCGCGACGGCACGGAGCTGCCCGGCCGTCGCTCCGCATGCCACTTCTGGAAGGAGACGATCCATGGCTGA
- a CDS encoding ABC transporter permease, with amino-acid sequence MPEQSQEPERVIAGTGMGGAMDLAASEATTLERAPGGPEGKPRSLWSDAWRDLRRNLVFILSALVICFLVVIAIRPSLIASGNPLTCDLARAQDGPAPGHPFGFDGQGCDVYTRTVHGTRASVTVGVCATLGVALFGSVLGGIAGFFGGAGDAVLSRTTDIFFAIPVVLGGLVLLSVVPSNTVWPVVGFIVLLGWPQIARIARGSVITAKQLDYVQAARALGASNSRILLRHIAPNAVAPVIVVATIALGTYIALEATLSYLGVGLKPPSVSWGIDISAASPYVRNAPHALLWPAGALAITVLAFIMLGDAVRDALDPKLR; translated from the coding sequence ATGCCTGAGCAGTCGCAGGAGCCCGAGCGCGTCATCGCCGGAACCGGCATGGGCGGCGCGATGGACCTCGCGGCGAGCGAGGCGACGACGCTGGAGCGGGCGCCGGGCGGGCCGGAGGGCAAGCCCCGCTCCCTGTGGTCCGACGCCTGGCGCGACCTGCGCCGCAACCTCGTCTTCATCCTCTCCGCGCTGGTGATCTGCTTCCTGGTCGTCATCGCGATCCGGCCGTCCCTGATCGCCTCGGGCAACCCGCTCACCTGCGACCTGGCCAGAGCCCAGGACGGCCCCGCGCCCGGCCATCCCTTCGGCTTCGACGGCCAGGGCTGCGACGTCTACACGCGCACCGTCCACGGCACCCGCGCGTCCGTCACGGTCGGCGTGTGCGCCACGCTCGGGGTGGCGCTCTTCGGCTCGGTGCTGGGCGGGATCGCCGGATTCTTCGGCGGTGCCGGAGACGCCGTGCTGTCCCGGACCACCGACATCTTCTTCGCCATCCCCGTCGTCCTCGGCGGTCTCGTCCTGCTGTCCGTCGTGCCGAGCAACACCGTCTGGCCGGTCGTCGGGTTCATCGTGCTGCTCGGCTGGCCGCAGATCGCCCGGATCGCGCGCGGTTCCGTCATCACCGCCAAACAGCTCGACTACGTCCAGGCCGCCCGCGCCCTGGGCGCCTCCAACTCCCGCATCCTGCTGCGGCACATCGCGCCCAACGCCGTCGCCCCGGTGATCGTCGTCGCCACCATCGCGCTCGGCACGTACATCGCGCTGGAGGCCACCCTGTCCTACCTCGGTGTCGGGCTGAAGCCGCCCAGCGTCTCCTGGGGCATCGACATCTCCGCCGCCTCCCCGTACGTCCGCAACGCCCCGCACGCGCTGCTGTGGCCCGCCGGGGCGCTGGCGATCACGGTCCTGGCGTTCATCATGCTCGGCGACGCGGTGCGCGACGCCCTCGACCCGAAGCTGAGGTGA
- a CDS encoding ABC transporter ATP-binding protein, giving the protein MAEPTKLAKDHEPQDDATPNVSEVDTVDAASEEEAVAAIDAPADRGEPILQVRNLVKHFPLTQGILFKKQIGAVKAVDGISFDLYQGETLGIVGESGCGKSTVAKLLMNLEQATAGEIFYKGQDITRLSGRALKAVRRNIQMVFQDPYTSLNPRMTVGDIIGEPFDIHPEVAPKGDRRRKVQELLDVVGLNPEYINRYPHQFSGGQRQRIGIARGLALNPEVIICDEPVSALDVSVQAQVINLMERLQDEFNLSYVFIAHDLSIVRHISDRVGVMYLGKMAEIGSDEQIYEHPTHPYTQALLSAVPVPDPEAREHRERIILAGDVPSPANPPSGCRFRTRCWKAQDKCAEEVPLLAVPERFKGSDSPAAHESACHFAEEKDVVGAA; this is encoded by the coding sequence ATGGCTGAGCCCACGAAGCTCGCGAAGGACCACGAGCCGCAGGACGACGCCACGCCGAACGTCTCCGAGGTGGACACCGTCGACGCGGCCTCCGAGGAGGAGGCGGTCGCGGCGATCGACGCGCCCGCCGACCGCGGCGAGCCGATCCTCCAGGTCCGCAACCTGGTCAAGCACTTCCCGCTGACCCAGGGCATCCTGTTCAAGAAGCAGATCGGCGCGGTCAAGGCCGTCGACGGCATCTCCTTCGACCTGTACCAGGGCGAGACCCTGGGCATCGTGGGCGAGTCCGGCTGCGGCAAGTCCACCGTCGCCAAGCTGCTGATGAACCTGGAGCAGGCGACCGCCGGCGAGATCTTCTACAAGGGCCAGGACATCACCCGGCTGTCCGGGCGCGCGCTGAAGGCGGTGCGCCGCAACATCCAGATGGTGTTCCAGGACCCGTACACCTCGCTCAACCCCCGTATGACGGTGGGCGACATCATCGGCGAGCCCTTCGACATCCACCCCGAGGTGGCCCCCAAGGGCGACCGGCGCCGCAAGGTGCAGGAGCTGCTGGACGTCGTCGGCCTCAACCCGGAGTACATCAACCGCTATCCGCACCAGTTCTCGGGCGGTCAGCGCCAGCGCATCGGCATCGCCCGCGGCCTCGCGCTCAACCCCGAGGTCATCATCTGCGACGAGCCGGTCTCGGCCCTGGACGTGTCCGTCCAGGCGCAGGTCATCAACCTGATGGAGCGCCTGCAGGACGAGTTCAACCTCTCCTACGTCTTCATCGCGCACGACCTGTCGATCGTCCGGCACATCTCGGACCGCGTGGGCGTGATGTACCTCGGCAAGATGGCCGAGATCGGCAGCGACGAGCAGATCTACGAGCACCCGACGCACCCCTACACCCAGGCGCTGCTGTCGGCGGTTCCGGTGCCGGACCCCGAGGCCCGCGAGCACCGGGAGCGGATCATCCTGGCCGGCGACGTGCCGTCCCCGGCCAACCCGCCCTCGGGCTGCCGCTTCCGCACCCGCTGCTGGAAGGCCCAGGACAAGTGCGCCGAGGAGGTGCCGCTGCTCGCCGTGCCCGAGCGCTTCAAGGGCTCGGACTCCCCGGCGGCCCACGAGTCGGCCTGCCACTTCGCCGAGGAGAAGGACGTCGTCGGCGCGGCGTGA
- a CDS encoding GNAT family N-acetyltransferase, protein MTETAAANALPYTELDGFGLRLRAWREDDVPALLKGLNDAESRRWSGAQPMPMDEAGALAFIARRAALLEQGTFAPYCVTDAATGEVLGSVELHKIEPRMGHAGVGYWLLPEARGRGTMTRAVELCVRWGFEQLGLHRIDLGHAVGNTASCRVADRCGFVYEGVLRGFLPASGAPGTYDDTHLHARLATDPYPAFA, encoded by the coding sequence ATGACGGAGACCGCGGCGGCGAACGCCCTGCCGTACACGGAACTCGACGGCTTCGGCCTGCGCCTGCGGGCCTGGCGCGAGGACGACGTGCCGGCCCTGCTGAAGGGCCTGAACGACGCCGAGTCGCGGCGCTGGTCCGGCGCCCAGCCCATGCCCATGGACGAGGCCGGAGCGCTGGCCTTCATCGCCAGACGCGCCGCGCTTCTCGAACAGGGCACGTTCGCGCCGTACTGCGTCACCGACGCGGCCACCGGAGAGGTGCTCGGCAGCGTGGAACTCCACAAGATAGAGCCCCGCATGGGCCACGCCGGGGTCGGGTACTGGCTCCTGCCCGAGGCGCGCGGCCGCGGCACGATGACCCGGGCCGTCGAGCTGTGCGTCCGCTGGGGCTTCGAACAGCTCGGCCTGCACCGCATCGATCTGGGGCACGCCGTCGGCAACACGGCCTCCTGCCGGGTCGCCGACCGCTGCGGCTTCGTGTACGAGGGCGTGCTGCGCGGTTTTCTGCCCGCCTCGGGCGCGCCGGGCACGTACGACGACACCCACCTCCACGCGCGACTCGCGACGGACCCGTACCCGGCTTTCGCCTGA
- a CDS encoding ABC transporter substrate-binding protein yields the protein MRGARSAKWVAGAIVIALAATACGGGDDSSSGGSGKGSGKDGGSFRMGITEPVAIDPYNAQESEGILVTTNLFTGLYLPTADGQVVPALATSKKVSSDGKTWTFGIKKDTKFTNGEAVDAESFIRGWNRVAQKSAASDVAYHMAGIEGFGDVQSGKAKTMTGLSAPDPNTLQVKLSEPDFEFYIKLTHTVFSPVPKVAGDAKNKAYNDAPIGNGPFKMSGKWEHNKSITLVRNDDYGLTKAHLDKVQIDILNSNNGVTLEYQGFESGQYDWARMPTPQLPAAKAKYDPQGEWLEQDTNGMNYLLPITDNGPLKNAKAREAVSYAIDRDAIIKGVFQNMQSKSTTILPPAFKDVYQKDLCTSCVAQDKAKAKQLAKEGGLKPGTTIELGYNTGAGHEEWIQAVKQQLEEVLGVKVKATGKPFAELLGDQQKPNATGLYRFAWGADYPTPDNFLYPLLDTASINKDASGKVTGDNRGRYSNKKFDDLLAKARATEDQAGRNAIYKEAEKVAMDDMALIPLWNRHQLRLANTKKFDNMAMDFHEDPNLAEIKLK from the coding sequence ATGCGTGGTGCCAGGAGCGCCAAGTGGGTCGCTGGTGCAATCGTCATAGCCCTGGCTGCGACCGCTTGCGGAGGCGGCGACGACAGCAGCAGCGGCGGCAGCGGCAAGGGCTCCGGCAAGGACGGTGGCTCCTTCCGGATGGGTATCACCGAGCCGGTGGCCATTGACCCCTACAACGCCCAGGAGTCCGAGGGCATCCTCGTCACGACCAACCTCTTCACCGGTCTGTACCTGCCGACCGCCGACGGTCAGGTCGTTCCGGCGCTGGCCACCTCGAAGAAGGTCAGCTCCGACGGCAAGACCTGGACCTTCGGCATCAAGAAGGACACCAAGTTCACCAACGGCGAGGCCGTGGACGCCGAGTCCTTCATCCGCGGCTGGAACCGCGTGGCCCAGAAGTCGGCCGCCTCCGACGTGGCCTACCACATGGCCGGCATCGAGGGCTTCGGCGACGTGCAGTCCGGCAAGGCCAAGACCATGACCGGCCTGAGCGCCCCGGACCCGAACACCCTCCAGGTGAAGCTGTCCGAGCCGGACTTCGAGTTCTACATCAAGCTCACCCACACGGTCTTCAGCCCCGTCCCGAAGGTCGCGGGCGACGCCAAGAACAAGGCGTACAACGACGCCCCCATCGGCAACGGCCCCTTCAAGATGTCGGGCAAGTGGGAGCACAACAAGTCGATCACGCTCGTCCGCAACGACGACTACGGCCTGACGAAGGCGCACCTGGACAAGGTGCAGATCGACATCCTGAACTCCAACAACGGCGTGACGCTGGAGTACCAGGGCTTCGAGTCGGGCCAGTACGACTGGGCCCGTATGCCCACCCCGCAGCTGCCGGCCGCCAAGGCCAAGTACGACCCGCAGGGTGAGTGGCTCGAGCAGGACACCAACGGTATGAACTACCTCCTGCCGATCACGGACAACGGTCCGCTGAAGAACGCGAAGGCGCGCGAGGCCGTCTCCTACGCGATCGACCGGGACGCCATCATCAAGGGCGTCTTCCAGAACATGCAGAGCAAGTCGACGACGATCCTGCCGCCGGCGTTCAAGGACGTGTACCAGAAGGACCTGTGCACCTCCTGTGTCGCGCAGGACAAGGCCAAGGCCAAGCAGCTCGCCAAGGAAGGCGGCCTGAAGCCGGGCACCACCATCGAGCTCGGCTACAACACCGGTGCGGGCCACGAGGAGTGGATCCAGGCCGTCAAGCAGCAGCTCGAGGAGGTCCTCGGCGTCAAGGTGAAGGCGACCGGCAAGCCGTTCGCCGAGCTCCTCGGCGACCAGCAGAAGCCGAACGCGACCGGCCTGTACCGCTTCGCCTGGGGCGCGGACTACCCGACGCCGGACAACTTCCTGTACCCGCTGCTGGACACCGCGTCGATCAACAAGGACGCCTCCGGCAAGGTCACCGGTGACAACCGCGGCCGCTACAGCAACAAGAAGTTCGACGACCTGCTCGCCAAGGCCCGCGCCACCGAGGACCAGGCCGGCCGCAACGCGATCTACAAGGAGGCGGAGAAGGTCGCCATGGACGACATGGCCCTGATCCCGCTCTGGAACCGTCACCAGCTGCGTCTCGCCAACACCAAGAAGTTCGACAACATGGCGATGGACTTCCACGAGGACCCGAACCTCGCTGAGATCAAGCTGAAGTAA
- a CDS encoding ABC transporter permease: MGRYVVRRLGQLVVVVLGATMILFACLFVIPGDPVGQIAGSDKARDPAVIAEMHKQYGLDKPLVVQYGTYVGKLVTGDLGTDYTQSRPVTEILVPKLGNTAKLAVAAIVIDIVIGISVGVLAAMRRYSVWDVSATFLTTLAIGVPSIVLGMIMQRVFVIELGWFPLIAGDSLDAIVLPAVTLAIIDAALVAQLARSTMLEVLRADYVKTAIAKGLPRRTVLARHIMRNSVIPVITYLGISFGSLLGGAIITETIFNWNGIGLALIQAIQQNNNPIIVGVVTISVAVFVVLNLIVDLLYAALDPRIRLA; encoded by the coding sequence ATGGGAAGGTACGTGGTCCGCAGGCTGGGCCAGCTCGTCGTGGTCGTGCTCGGCGCGACGATGATTCTGTTCGCCTGCCTGTTCGTGATCCCCGGCGACCCGGTGGGTCAGATCGCCGGCAGCGACAAGGCGCGGGACCCGGCCGTCATCGCGGAGATGCACAAGCAGTACGGACTCGACAAGCCGCTGGTCGTCCAGTACGGGACGTACGTCGGCAAGCTCGTCACCGGCGACCTGGGCACGGACTACACGCAGAGCCGGCCGGTGACCGAGATCCTGGTCCCGAAGCTCGGGAACACCGCGAAGCTGGCTGTCGCAGCCATCGTGATCGACATCGTCATCGGCATCTCGGTCGGCGTGCTCGCCGCCATGCGCAGATACTCCGTCTGGGACGTGTCGGCGACCTTCCTCACGACCCTGGCCATCGGTGTGCCGTCCATCGTGCTCGGCATGATCATGCAGCGCGTCTTCGTCATCGAGCTGGGCTGGTTCCCGCTGATCGCCGGCGACAGTCTCGACGCCATCGTCCTTCCCGCCGTGACCCTCGCCATCATCGACGCGGCCCTCGTGGCCCAGCTCGCGCGCAGCACGATGCTGGAGGTACTGCGCGCCGACTACGTCAAGACGGCCATCGCCAAGGGCCTGCCCCGCCGGACGGTGCTCGCCCGGCACATCATGCGCAACTCGGTCATCCCGGTGATCACCTACCTGGGAATCTCCTTCGGCTCGCTGCTCGGCGGCGCCATCATCACGGAGACGATCTTCAACTGGAACGGCATCGGCCTCGCGCTGATCCAGGCGATCCAGCAGAACAACAACCCCATCATCGTCGGGGTGGTGACGATCAGCGTGGCGGTCTTCGTCGTGCTGAACCTGATCGTCGACCTGCTGTACGCCGCTCTCGACCCGCGCATCCGCCTTGCCTGA
- a CDS encoding ABC transporter substrate-binding protein, with protein MRGVARAAAGAVGAVLVLAACGGGGAGVGAKALTASWGDPQNPLEPSNTNEVQGGKVLDMIFRGLKRYNPKTAKAENMLAERIDTTDSRHFTITVRNGWRFSNGEPITARSFVDAWNYGASLRNNQKNAYFFGYIEGYGKVHPESGKQSADTLSGLRVTGPRTFTVTLDQKFSTFPDTLGYAAFAPLPRAFFTHHAAWLDKPVGNGPYTIESYTRGAQMTLRKWDGYPGPDKARNDGVTLVVYTDSNTAYTDVLAGNLDLVDDIPAGQLKNVRTDLAGRYINSPAGILQTLAFPFYDPKWNTGGARKVRTGLSMAINRKQITETIFRNTRTPATDWTSPVLGTAGGFKPGLCGRACDYDPAGARKLVQEGGGLPGGQVKITYNADTGSHRQWVDAVCNSINNALGNDRACVGNPVGTFADFRNQIGRHRMTGPFRAGWQMDYPLIQNFLQPLYYTDASSNDGKWSDKQFDHLVDRANAETDRPRAIGLFQQAEGVVRDNMAAIPLWYQNGSAGYSDRLHNVALNPFSVPVYDEIKVG; from the coding sequence ATGCGTGGAGTCGCGCGCGCTGCCGCGGGGGCGGTGGGGGCCGTGCTCGTCCTCGCCGCCTGCGGGGGCGGGGGAGCGGGCGTCGGCGCCAAGGCGCTGACCGCCTCCTGGGGCGACCCGCAGAACCCGCTGGAGCCGTCCAACACCAACGAGGTGCAGGGCGGCAAGGTGCTCGACATGATCTTCCGCGGGCTGAAGCGGTACAACCCGAAGACCGCCAAGGCCGAGAACATGCTCGCCGAGCGCATCGACACCACCGACTCGCGGCACTTCACCATCACCGTCAGGAACGGCTGGCGGTTCAGCAACGGTGAACCAATCACCGCCAGGTCCTTCGTCGACGCCTGGAACTACGGCGCGAGCCTGCGGAACAACCAGAAGAACGCCTACTTCTTCGGCTACATCGAGGGCTACGGCAAGGTCCACCCCGAGAGCGGGAAGCAGAGCGCCGACACCCTCTCCGGGCTGAGGGTCACCGGCCCGCGCACCTTCACCGTCACCCTCGACCAGAAGTTCTCCACCTTCCCCGACACCCTCGGATACGCCGCCTTCGCCCCGCTGCCCCGCGCCTTCTTCACCCACCACGCCGCCTGGCTGGACAAGCCGGTGGGCAACGGCCCGTACACCATCGAGTCGTACACCAGGGGCGCGCAGATGACCCTCAGGAAGTGGGACGGCTACCCCGGTCCGGACAAGGCGCGGAACGACGGCGTGACCCTGGTGGTCTACACCGACAGCAACACCGCGTACACCGACGTGCTGGCCGGCAACCTCGACCTCGTCGACGACATCCCCGCCGGCCAGCTCAAGAACGTGCGGACCGACCTGGCCGGCCGCTACATCAACAGCCCGGCCGGCATCCTGCAGACCCTCGCCTTCCCGTTCTACGACCCGAAGTGGAACACCGGCGGGGCGCGCAAGGTCCGCACCGGCCTGTCCATGGCCATCAACCGCAAGCAGATCACCGAGACCATCTTCCGCAACACCCGCACCCCGGCCACCGACTGGACCTCACCGGTCCTCGGCACGGCCGGCGGCTTCAAGCCGGGCCTGTGCGGCCGTGCCTGCGACTACGACCCCGCCGGGGCCAGGAAGCTGGTCCAGGAGGGCGGCGGGCTCCCCGGCGGCCAGGTGAAGATCACGTACAACGCGGACACGGGCTCGCACAGGCAGTGGGTGGACGCCGTGTGCAACTCCATCAACAACGCGCTCGGCAACGACAGGGCATGCGTCGGCAACCCGGTCGGCACCTTCGCCGACTTCCGCAACCAGATCGGCCGGCACCGGATGACCGGACCCTTCCGGGCCGGCTGGCAGATGGACTACCCGCTGATCCAGAACTTCCTGCAACCGCTGTACTACACGGACGCCTCCTCCAACGACGGCAAGTGGTCCGACAAGCAGTTCGACCACCTCGTCGACCGGGCCAACGCCGAGACCGACAGACCCCGGGCGATCGGCCTCTTCCAGCAGGCCGAGGGCGTCGTACGGGACAACATGGCCGCCATCCCGCTGTGGTACCAGAACGGCAGCGCCGGCTACTCCGACCGGCTGCACAACGTGGCGCTCAACCCGTTCAGCGTCCCCGTCTACGACGAGATCAAGGTCGGCTGA
- a CDS encoding ABC transporter permease — protein sequence MTELVSGTGEPTAAGPAPARPDAEPSVARVSQWSDIRHRFFANKLAVVGLAIIVVLILVAIFAPLLAPYDPLKQNLMNTLQSPGGDHLLGTDALGRDQLSRLIYGSRIAIVVGLASILVALTIGILLGSLAGYYGRWVDTVIMRVADIFFAFPLLIGAIVIILLMGRGVLPVVLSLGIFTWATFARLLRSQILSVREMDYVHAAKALGASQGRIIRRHILPNSLTSVLVYGTSNVGIAIVAEASLSYLGVGVDPEVAEWGNMIAAGRGFMGVKDFMWTYPSLAIVITALGFILLGNGLRDALDPKLR from the coding sequence ATGACCGAACTCGTCTCGGGCACGGGAGAGCCGACGGCGGCCGGCCCCGCCCCGGCGCGGCCGGACGCCGAACCCAGCGTCGCCAGGGTCAGCCAGTGGTCCGACATCCGGCACCGCTTCTTCGCCAACAAGCTGGCCGTGGTGGGCCTGGCGATCATCGTCGTCCTCATCCTGGTCGCGATCTTCGCCCCGCTGCTCGCGCCGTACGACCCGCTCAAGCAGAACCTGATGAACACGCTGCAGTCCCCGGGTGGCGATCACCTGCTGGGCACCGACGCCCTCGGCCGCGACCAGCTCTCCCGGCTCATCTACGGCAGCCGCATCGCCATCGTCGTGGGTCTCGCCTCGATCCTCGTGGCCCTCACCATCGGCATCCTGCTGGGCTCCCTGGCCGGTTACTACGGCCGCTGGGTCGACACGGTGATCATGCGCGTCGCCGACATCTTCTTCGCCTTCCCGCTGCTCATCGGCGCCATCGTCATCATCCTGCTGATGGGCCGCGGCGTGCTGCCCGTCGTGCTCTCGCTCGGCATCTTCACCTGGGCGACCTTCGCCCGCCTGCTGCGCAGCCAGATCCTCTCGGTGCGCGAGATGGACTACGTGCACGCGGCCAAGGCGCTGGGCGCGAGCCAGGGCCGGATCATCCGCAGGCACATCCTGCCCAACTCGCTGACGTCGGTGCTGGTGTACGGCACCAGCAACGTCGGTATCGCGATCGTGGCGGAGGCGTCGCTGTCGTACCTCGGCGTCGGCGTCGACCCCGAGGTCGCCGAGTGGGGCAACATGATCGCCGCGGGCCGCGGCTTCATGGGCGTCAAGGACTTCATGTGGACGTACCCGAGCCTCGCCATCGTCATCACCGCGCTGGGCTTCATCCTGCTGGGCAACGGCCTGCGCGACGCGCTCGACCCGAAGCTGCGGTGA
- a CDS encoding VOC family protein translates to MTLHHIELWVADLERARACWGWLLERLGWSPYQDWPAGVSWRSGDTYLVIERSPALRGDRHDRLRPGLNHLAFHVPTRHGLDALVTEASRHGWTLMFADRHPYAGGPRHYAAYLENADGFEVELVARPEPAGEHADAAPDGTDPGPPGEHP, encoded by the coding sequence GTGACACTGCATCACATCGAGCTCTGGGTGGCCGACCTGGAGCGCGCCCGCGCCTGCTGGGGCTGGCTCCTCGAACGGCTCGGCTGGTCGCCGTACCAGGACTGGCCGGCGGGGGTGAGCTGGCGGTCGGGTGACACCTACCTCGTGATCGAGCGGTCCCCGGCCCTCCGCGGGGACCGGCACGACCGGCTCCGCCCCGGCCTCAACCACCTGGCGTTCCATGTGCCCACCCGGCACGGGCTCGACGCCCTGGTCACCGAAGCGTCCCGGCACGGCTGGACGCTGATGTTCGCCGACCGTCACCCGTACGCCGGCGGCCCCCGGCACTACGCCGCCTACCTGGAGAACGCGGACGGCTTCGAAGTGGAGCTCGTGGCCCGCCCCGAGCCGGCCGGGGAGCACGCCGACGCCGCGCCGGACGGAACGGATCCCGGACCGCCCGGCGAGCACCCGTGA
- a CDS encoding ABC transporter permease, which yields MGRYVARRLLQMIPVFFGATLLIFVMVNVMGDPIAGLCGERACDTATAAQLRREFGLDKPLWQQYATYMGNVFTGDFGTAFNGQPVTQLMASAFPVTIRLTVVAILFEIVVGITLGVLTGLRRGRPVDTSVLVLTLVVISVPTFVTGLLLQLLFGVQWGWIRPSVSPAAAFGELIVPGLVLASVSLAYVTRLTRTSIAENRRSDYVRTAVAKGLPRRRVVVRHLLRNSLIPVVTFIGTDIGALMGGAIVTERIFNIHGVGYQLYQGILRQNTQTVVGFVTVLVLVFLVANLLVDLLYAVLDPRIRYA from the coding sequence ATGGGACGGTATGTCGCCAGGCGGCTGCTCCAGATGATCCCGGTGTTCTTCGGGGCCACCCTGCTGATCTTCGTGATGGTGAACGTGATGGGCGACCCCATCGCCGGACTGTGCGGCGAGCGCGCCTGCGACACCGCGACGGCCGCCCAGCTCAGACGGGAGTTCGGCCTCGACAAGCCGCTGTGGCAGCAGTACGCGACCTACATGGGCAACGTCTTCACCGGCGACTTCGGCACCGCGTTCAACGGGCAGCCCGTCACACAGCTGATGGCGTCGGCGTTCCCCGTCACCATCCGGCTGACCGTCGTCGCGATCCTCTTCGAGATCGTCGTCGGCATCACCCTGGGCGTGCTGACCGGACTGCGCCGGGGCCGTCCCGTGGACACCTCGGTCCTGGTCCTCACCCTCGTCGTCATCTCCGTCCCCACCTTCGTCACCGGTCTGCTGCTGCAACTGCTGTTCGGCGTCCAGTGGGGCTGGATCAGACCCTCGGTGTCCCCGGCGGCGGCCTTCGGCGAGCTGATCGTGCCCGGCCTGGTCCTCGCCTCCGTCTCCCTCGCCTACGTGACCCGGCTGACCCGTACCTCCATCGCCGAGAACCGGCGCTCGGACTATGTGCGCACGGCCGTCGCCAAGGGACTGCCCCGGCGCCGGGTCGTCGTCCGGCACCTGCTGCGCAACTCCCTGATCCCCGTGGTCACCTTCATCGGCACCGACATCGGCGCGCTGATGGGCGGCGCCATCGTCACCGAGCGCATCTTCAACATCCACGGCGTCGGCTACCAGCTCTACCAGGGCATCCTGCGGCAGAACACCCAGACCGTCGTCGGCTTCGTGACGGTCCTCGTCCTGGTCTTCCTGGTCGCCAACCTGCTCGTGGACCTGCTGTACGCCGTACTCGACCCGAGGATCCGCTATGCCTGA